The following are encoded in a window of Rosa chinensis cultivar Old Blush chromosome 4, RchiOBHm-V2, whole genome shotgun sequence genomic DNA:
- the LOC121052960 gene encoding uncharacterized protein LOC121052960 — MSTISESVQYKQANQHGRWHTKELVPPPMLLVRNKTQTTLYSVSEGEVYNNGELPGLPPRTKWCCGSSHGWLATVDELTNQGVVIALRNPFRKSSPIRLPPLKEEISEAVKHRCQNIVYRVILSADPALNPDNYMVLALYCTDDHVLALALFNASHGRWHFIEAPSDIFDAIFYKGRVYAIGYSGEIVSVNVDNPGQAKQLTPSIYNLADYCVYLVESTKGDLLTIQRRRRRQPHDASIEEALFIVYKVVFNEGDGSIEKQVEVEDIGDEALFVDDMHSISVSTSNYPRVRRNSIYYIKDNYCLEDQNLEDRNITKHHELRSPFLIGLFKWIVDFILSLCGLQSASNLPVFLEWHQLPL, encoded by the exons ATGTCTACCATCAGTGAATCAG TTCAATATAAACAAGCAAACCAACACGGCCGCTGGCATACTAAGGAACTTGTTCCTCCTCCCATGCTTTTGGTCCGTAACAAAACACAAACAACACTCTACAGTGTTTCCGAAGGAGAAGTGTACAACAATGGTGAGTTACCAGGACTGCCTCCTCGTACCAAGTGGTGTTGTGGTTCTAGCCATGGTTGGTTGGCCACAGTAGATGAACTGACCAACCAAGGTGTGGTTATAGCACTCCGAAACCCTTTCAGAAAATCAAGCCCTATTCGCCTCCCTCCCTTGAAAGAAGAGATCTCGGAAGCTGTAAAACATCGCTGCCAAAATATAGTCTACAGGGTTATCTTGTCTGCAGATCCAGCTCTGAATCCGGATAATTATATGGTTTTAGCTCTCTACTGCACTGATGACCATGTGTTGGCATTGgctttgttcaatgcaagccaCGGGCGTTGGCATTTCATAGAAGCACCATCAGATATTTTTGATGCTATATTTTATAAAGGCCGAGTCTATGCAATAGGCTATTCGGGAGAGATTGTGTCAGTGAATGTTGATAACCCAGGACAAGCAAAGCAACTTACTCCTTCGATATACAACCTTGCTGACTATTGCGTGTATCTTGTGGAGTCAACTAAGGGAGACTTATTGACcattcaaagaagaagaagaaggcagcCCCATGATGCTTCCATTGAAGAAGCATTATTCATTGTTTACAAGGTAGTGTTCAACGAGGGAGATGgatccattgagaagcaagttgaaGTAGAAGACATCGGAGATGAGGCTTTATTCGTGGATGACATGCATTCGATCTCTGTTTCGACTTCAAACTATCCTAGGGTCCGACGAAATTCCATATACTACATTAAAGATAATTATTGCTTAGAAGATCAAAACTTGGAGGACAGAAATATCACAAAGCATCACGAGCTCAGGTCGCCATTCCTTATTGGTCTCTTCAAGTGGATTGTTGATTTTATTCTGAGTCTCTGTGGTTTGCAGAGCGCATCAAACTTGCCTGTCTTTCTGGAATGGCATCAGCTCCCATTATGA
- the LOC112200368 gene encoding zinc finger CCHC domain-containing protein 10, protein MSSKKEEKAQAAAERIKAQALSAAKGLSRAQAERAAAAAARNVNAYGQKEEGPSRWQEKREAKRQMYLMSTEKAVRLGERKDLKANVSTVGSAASQCQKCFQPGHWTYECKNERVYISRPSRTQQLKNPKLKMKVSLSYDLDGPDPDTKKEEKSEKLSKKSKRKHRRGSDSDSDSEASVFETDSGESSVTGSDYSSEGSSSDYSSSSDSEEERRRRRKKKKQKTRRKRYSSSSESSDSESASESDSDERRSRKKSKRHSRKR, encoded by the coding sequence ATGTCGagtaagaaagaagagaaggctCAGGCTGCAGCAGAAAGGATCAAGGCTCAGGCCTTGAGTGCTGCCAAAGGTCTTAGTCGAGCTCAGGCTGAAagggctgctgctgctgctgcccgAAATGTTAATGCTTATGGTCAGAAGGAAGAAGGACCCAGCAGATGGCAGGAGAAAAGGGAAGCCAAGAGACAGATGTATTTGATGAGTACTGAAAAGGCAGTGAGACTGGGTGAAAGGAAAGACCTGAAGGCTAATGTATCTACTGTTGGTAGTGCAGCTTCACAATGCCAGAAGTGTTTCCAGCCTGGGCATTGGACATATGAATGTAAGAATGAACGTGTATACATCTCAAGGCCCTCTAGGACTCAGCAACTCAAAAATCCTAAACTGAAGATGAAGGTGTCACTATCCTACGATCTGGATGGTCCAGATCCAGATACTAAAAAGGAAGAGAAGAGTGAAAAGCTGTCGAAGAAAAGCAAGAGGAAACATAGGCGAGGTTCTGATTCTGACAGTGATAGTGAAGCTTCAGTTTTTGAGACTGATAGTGGGGAATCATCAGTTACAGGTTCTGATTATTCTTCTGAAGGGAGTAGTTCGGACTACAGTTCATCATCTGATTCCGAGGAGGAGAGAAGGCgccggaggaagaagaagaagcaaaagacAAGACGTAAAAGATACTCCTCATCATCTGAATCTTCTGATTCAGAATCAGCTTCTGAATCTGATTCTGATGAAAGGAGAAGCCGGAAGAAGAGCAAGAGGCACAGCAGAAAGCGTTAA